In Candidatus Dormiibacterota bacterium, the genomic stretch CCCGGCGCCCACGCCGGTCCCCACGCCGAAGCCGACCCCGCGTCCCACTCCGCGCCCCACCCCGGTGACGCTCGGCCCGATCGTCGCCCTCGGCGACAGCCTGACCTACGGGTGGGGGACTGGGGTCACCGCCGCCTACTACGGTCCGCCACCCACCCACAGCTATCCATGGGACATGGCCATCGACCTCGGCATCCCGGTGGTGAACGCCGGCATCAGCTCGACCACCGCTCGCGAAATGCTCGATCCCGCCTCCGAGCCAGACCACCCGCGGCCGGTCAGCCTCCAGCTACCGGCGCTGCT encodes the following:
- a CDS encoding GDSL-type esterase/lipase family protein, with protein sequence MPPSRLLVSLLAAATVLSGCASAAAAPATPVHALATGPTAEPATPPPTPDPTPEPTPIPTPAPTPVPTPKPTPRPTPRPTPVTLGPIVALGDSLTYGWGTGVTAAYYGPPPTHSYPWDMAIDLGIPVVNAGISSTTAREMLDPASEPDHPRPVSLQLPALLALRPRLVVVAFGTNEANRGWPIAQTVADFRPLLE